The proteins below are encoded in one region of Misgurnus anguillicaudatus chromosome 24, ASM2758022v2, whole genome shotgun sequence:
- the LOC129438740 gene encoding LOW QUALITY PROTEIN: eukaryotic translation initiation factor 4 gamma 1 (The sequence of the model RefSeq protein was modified relative to this genomic sequence to represent the inferred CDS: substituted 2 bases at 2 genomic stop codons): protein MNKAPQPQSGPPAVPPYPSAPLPAPSPGLSQPSFPSAPPPVVFGTPPPQMNPAAQPRPFASGPRALPQQGGFRSLQTYYTSRPALPANSGRVQQSSAPRAITNPHAARPPHVYQAGPSQMMMIPQQQISFPNSQSTAYYIPGQTNSTFSYRPSYVTPQQYQVASSPGFYPGTSPADYAGAYYPAQPQFTPPVAPTSVIMNPAPQQQQAPPPPQQQAPIKRERKQIRIRDPNQGGRDITEEIMSGGRGSTPTPPQQLLSASDVGIITHPNGDNTLSTGARAEFPIPPGESPVPDAPPTPPPTSPIGDTVDAPPSMSADDIDMTEVERQDPFLAVSISSSSNGAEATLSKGKEEGPVTVTLPVPASQTESAVESPIVQPEELQLYNGMTMVEAALARSTYRDVSPIAEPEITKQAPPVTMEMPVRTVKATPVVKDIPSQVVNETSITVAKEVPAPIVKEPIPSVVKETPAPVIKETLAPVVVKETAPVVAKEMPIPDNKEASQKITQDTETLVLGAKQTLKSFVSKPPPPVAKETPQLAVKETPQLAVKETPQLAVKETQQHAVKETQQHAVKETQQLAVKETQQLAVKETPQLTVKETPQLAVKETPQLAVKETPQLAVKETPQPVVKETPQPVVKETPQPVVKETPQPVVKETPQPVVKETPQPVVKETPQPVVKEAPQPVVKEAPQPVVKEAPQPVVKEAPQPVVKEAPQPVAKEPCLPSEVVVDSKTKPPPTEERDDVPVPQAVPSESSMTAISAQKRKRKIKDWENKGAGDLLDAFKEPAPPEPEATPPVKAEPENIPPVAPPPAEEVDETWEEKEDKLDAENIRPQSPATPTEQKYQYKEEQWKPINPEEKKKYDREFLLGFQFISASMHKPEGLPQISDVVLDKANKTPLRQLDPSRLPGMNCGPDFTPSFANLGRPSGGGRGPVTDLLXAGNTLRKKSSFSFMLLISLSVXPSGLSGPRRSGQGPRGKEPRKIIASVSLTENVQLNKAEKAWKPSVKLGRAEEDDAEAAKTQELFKRVRSVLNKLTPQMFQPLMKQVTELSIDTEERLKGVIDLIFEKAISEPNFSVAYANMCRCLMGLKVPTTDKPGVTVNFRKLLLNRCQKEFEKDKDDDEIFEKKQKDLDAATEEDRQRLKEELEESKDKARRRSLGNIKFIGELFKLKMLTETIMHDCIVKLLKNHDEESLECLCRLLSTIGKDLDFEKAKPRMDQYFHQMEKIIKEKKTSSRIRFMLQDVIDLRRNNWIPRRGDQGPKTIEQIHKEAELEEHREQAKVQQQLLSKKDSRGGGSDRGGDRGGGGGGVMGPRGGQHTPGSRGNQAPDDGWNTVPISTKNRPIDPTRLSKITKPGALDFNNQLLAPGGKGTWGSWGKGSSGGTGAKPIDSGGGGGGAQDPGRPSNLNRFSALQQSASSSSSSNVDSDRRLPHRSSSSRDRFDRGDERPDRGGDRYDRRDDRGSDRLDRNRPAVGKRSFSRDKDERSRERDQRPAETVRRVSSMTDERRERDRGNRDVVKRETVHTPPAVSTKPALSEEELEKKSTAIIEEYLHINDMKEALQCVTELNCASLLCVFVRTGIESTLERSTIAREHMGLLFHQLLKTQALSTQQYYKGLLEVLEVAEDMAIDIPHIWVYLAELICPVLLDGGIPMGSLFREVAKPLSPLGKAGVLLAEILKLLCKAMSHKKVGTMWREAGLSWKDFLPEDEDVNKFVTEKAVEFTLGEECVRKSSKSSLSPDEISRELDRLLQEKADNQRIFDWVEANLDEQQTSSNGFVRALMMAVCQSAVICENPYKVNTKEMIQRSKLLQRYIKDEQKELQALYALQNLMVQMEQPPNLLRMFFDVLYDEDVIKEDGFYKWESSKDPAEQQGKGVALKSVTAFFTWLREAEDESDNS, encoded by the exons GCCTCAGGTCCTAGAGCTTTACCACAACAg GGTGGATTCAGGTCACTGCAG aCGTACTATACCAGTCGGCCAGCTTTACCTGCCAATTCTGGGCGTGTTCAGCAAAGCTCCGCCCCTCGTGCTATCACCAATCCACACGCAGCACGCCCTCCCCATGTATACCAGGCTGGCCCTTCCCAAATGATGATGATTCCCCAGCAACAAATCAGCTTCCCAAACTCACAAAGCACCGCCTACTACATACCTGGCCAGACAAATTCAACA ttttcatACCGCCCCTCATACGTGACCCCTCAGCAGTATCAGGTGGCCAGTTCTCCTGGTTTTTACCCTGGTACCAGTCCAGCAGATTACG CTGGAGCGTATTACCCCGCCCAGCCCCAGTTCACGCCCCCTGTTGCCCCTACATCTGTTATCATGAACCCCGCCCCCCAGCAGCAACAGGCCCCGCCTCCTCCACAGCAGCAAGCCCCGATTAAACGGGAACGCAAACAG ATAAGGATTAGAGACCCCAATCAGGGAGGTCGTGACATCACAGAAGAGATCATGTCAGGAGGTCGTGGATCAACACCTACACCACCTCAG CAACTGCTGTCCGCCTCTGATGTTGGGATCATCACGCACCCCAATGGTGACAACACCCTATCTACAGGCGCCAGAGCAGAGTTTCCCATCCCTCCAGGTGAAAGCCCTGTACCTGATGCACCGCCCACTCCCCCTCCAACCAGTCCTATAGGCGATACGGTGGATGCTCCGCCCTCCATGTCTGCAGACGATATCGACATGACAGAAGTGGAACGACAAGACCCGTTTTTAGCCGTTTCCATCTCCTCCAGTTCTAATGGTGCAGAAGCAACACTCTCTAAAGGTAAAGAGGAGGGGCCAGTGACAGTGACCCTACCTGTCCCCGCTTCCCAAACGGAGTCAGCGGTGGAGTCTCCAATAGTGCAGCCAGAAGAGCTTCAGCTTTACAATGGTATGACAATGGTGGAAGCAGCCCTCGCTCGCAGCACCTACAGAGACGTTAGTCCTATTGCCGAGCCTGAGATCACTAAACAAGCTCCGCCTGTTACCATGGAAATGCCTGTTAGGACTGTCAAAGCAACACCTGTTGTTAAGGATATCCCTTCTCAGGTTGTCAATGAGACTTCCATTACGGTTGCTAAGGAAGTGCCAGCTCCTATTGTTAAGGAGCCTATTCCTTCGGTTGTCAAGGAGACCCCTGCTCCTGTTATAAAGGAGACTCTGGCTCCTGTTGTCGTCAAGGAAACTGCTCCAGTGGTTGCCAAAGAAATGCCTATACCAGATAATAAAGAAGCATCTCAGAAGATTACCCAGGATACAGAAACCCTGGTTCTAGGTGCAAAACAAACCTTGAAAAGTTTTGTTAGCAAGCCGCCTCCTCCTGTTGCCAAGGAAACACCTCAGCTCGCTGTCAAGGAAACACCTCAGCTTGCTGTCAAGGAAACACCACAGCTCGCTGTCAAGGAGACGCAACAACATGCTGTCAAGGAGACGCAACAACATGCTGTCAAGGAGACGCAACAGCTTGCTGTCAAGGAGACGCAACAGCTCGCTGTCAAGGAGACACCACAACTCACTGTCAAGGAGACGCCACAGCTTGCTGTCAAGGAGACGCCTCAGCTTGCTGTCAAAGAAACACCTCAACTGGCTGTGAAAGAAACGCCCCAGCCCGTGGTCAAGGAAACGCCCCAGCCCGTGGTCAAGGAAACGCCCCAGCCCGTGGTCAAGGAAACGCCCCAGCCCGTGGTCAAGGAAACGCCCCAGCCCGTGGTCAAGGAAACGCCCCAGCCCGTGGTCAAGGAAACGCCCCAGCCCGTGGTCAAGGAAGCGCCCCAGCCCGTGGTCAAGGAAGCGCCCCAGCCCGTGGTCAAGGAAGCGCCCCAGCCCGTCGTCAAGGAAGCGCCCCAGCCCGTCGTCAAGGAAGCGCCTCAGCCAGTTGCAAAGGAACCATGTCTCCCATCAGAGGTTGTTGTGGATTCAAAGACCAAGCCTCCTCCAACTGAAGAGCGTGATGATGTTCCCGTTCCTCAGGCTGTTCCCTCTGAGAGTTCCATGACAG CAATCTCTGCtcaaaagagaaagagaaaaataaaagacTGGGAAAACAAAGGAGCTGGCGATCTTCTTGACGCTTTTAAAGAG CCTGCACCCCCTGAGCCAGAGGCCACACCCCCAGTGAAGGCGGAGCCAGAGAATATTCCTCCAGTTGCCCCGCCCCCTGCCGAAGAAGTGGACGAGACTTGGGAGGAGAAAGAAGATAAACTCGATGCTGAAAACATCAGACCACAAAGCCCGGCCACGCCGACCGAACAAAAGTACCAGTATAAAGAAG AGCAATGGAAACCGATTAACCCTGAGGAGAAGAAGAAATATGACAGAGAGTTTTTGCTTGGCTTTCAGTTTATCAGTGCCAGCATGCACAAGCCAGAGGGTTTGCCACAAATCAGTGATGTAGTTCTGGACAAG GCCAATAAAACTCCTCTGAGGCAGTTAGATCCCAGTCGTTTGCCTGGAATGAATTGCGGTCCAGATTTCACGCCATCATTCGCCAACCTCGGCCGTCCATCAGGCGGAGGACGTGGCCCGGTAACTGATTTACTCTGAGCAGGCAACACATTAAGGAAGAAAAGTAGTTTCAGTTTTATGTTGTtaatctctctgtctgtctagcCTTCAGGTCTGAGCGGTCCCCGGCGTTCAGGTCAGGGCCCACGGGGGAAAGAGCCTCGTAAGATCATCGCCAGCGTGTCTCTGACGGAAAACGTACAGCTGAATAAAGCGGAGAAGGCGTGGAAGCCATCGGTAAAGCTCGGGCGAGCGGAAGAAGACGACGCGGAGGCCGCTAAGACACAGGAGCTGTTCAAGCGCGTACGCAGCGTTTTAAACAAACTGACACCACAGATGTTTCAGCCGCTGATGAAGCAGGTGACCGAACTTTCCATCGACACTGAGGAACGACTGAAGGGAGTCATCGATCTGATTTTCGAGAAGGCCATCTCTGAACCTAACTTCTCCGTCGCGTATGCCAACATGTGCCGCTGCCTGATGGGG CTGAAGGTTCCCACAACGGATAAACCAGGAGTGACGGTGAATTTCAGGAAGTTGTTACTGAATCGCTGTCAGAAAGAGTTTGAGAAGGACAAAGATGATGATGAAATTTTTGAGAAGAAACAGAAAGATCTGGATGCTGCGACA GAAGAGGACAGACAAAGGTTGAAGGAGGAGCTTGAGGAATCCAAAGACAAAGCACGGCGACGGTCGCTAGGCAACATCAAGTTCATCGGCGAGCTGTTCAAGCTGAAGATGTTAACGGAGACCATCATGCACGACTGCATCGTGAAACTGCTAAAGAATCACGACGAGGAGAGTCTGGAGTGTCTCTGCCGACTGCTGTCAACCATCGGAAAAGATCTCGACTTCGAGAAAGCTAAG CCCCGAATGGATCAATATTTCCATCAGATGGAAAAGATCATCAAAGAGAAGAAAACATCTTCCAGGATTCGCTTTATGTTACAGGACGTGATTGACTTACGACGG AATAACTGGATCCCGCGCCGAGGTGATCAGGGTCCGAAAACGATCGAGCAGATCCACAAAGAGGCGGAGCTTGAGGAGCACAGAGAGCAGGCCAAAGTTCAACAGCAGCTCCTGTCTAAGAAGGACAGCCGTGGTGGAGGAAGTGACAGAGGAGGAGatagaggaggaggaggagggggtGTTATGGGACCCCGGGGTGGACAGCATACACCTGGTTCCCGTGGTAACCAGGCCCCTGATGACGGCTGGAACACGGTACCCATTTCCACAAAGAATAGACCCATCGACCCCACTCGACTCAGCAAGATCACTAAG CCGGGTGCCTTGGACTTTAATAACCAGCTTCTTGCCCCTGGAGGTAAAGGAAcgtggggcagttggggcaaaGGAAGTAGCGGAGGCACAGGAGCAAAACCCATCGAcagtggtggtggtggtggtggt GCCCAAGATCCCGGCCGCCCGAGCAATCTAAACCGTTTCTCAGCTCTTCAGCAGTCTGCTTCATCTTCCTCATCCTCAAATGTCGACTCTGACAGAAGGCTTCCTCACAG GAGTAGCTCCAGTCGGGATCGCTTCGACCGCGGCGATGAGCGCCCGGATCGGGGTGGCGACCGCTACGATCGTCGTGACGACCGCGGATCTGACCGGCTGGACCGGAATCGTCCTGCGGTCGGCAAGCGAAGTTTTAGCCGTGACAAGGACGAAAGGAGTCGGGAGCGAGATCAGCGCCCCGCGGAGACGGTCCGAAGAGTGTCCAGCATGACGGACgagcggagagagagagaccgcgGCAACCGTGAC gtcgtGAAGAGAGAGACGGTCCACACTCCACCTGCTGTTTCAACTAAACCTGCTCTGAGCGAAGAAGAACTAGAGAAGAAATCAACTGCCATCATAGAGGAATATTTACACATTAATGACATGAAG GAGGCGCTGCAGTGTGTAACCGAGTTGAACTGCGCGTCCCTgctatgtgtgtttgtgaggaCGGGTATTGAATCGACTCTGGAGCGCAGCACCATCGCCAGAGAGCACATGGGTTTACTGTTTCACCAACTACTCAAAACACAAGCGCTTTCAACACAACAGTATTATAAAGG ATTGTTGGAGGTCCTGGAGGTTGCAGAAGATATGGCGATTGATATTCCTCATATATGGGTGTATCTGGCTGAGTTGATCTGTCCTGTGCTGCTTGATGGTGGGATTCCCATGGGATCGCTCTTCAG GGAAGTGGCGAAACCTCTGTCACCTCTTGGGAAAGCTGGAGTTTTACTGGCAGAGATTCTCAAGCTTCTCTGTAAAGCAATG AGTCACAAGAAGGTGGGGACAATGTGGAGAGAGGCGGGGCTTAGCTGGAAAGACTTCCTTCCTGAAGACGAGGATGTGAATAAGTTTGTCACTGAAAAG GCAGTGGAGTTCACTCTGGGTGAGGAGTGTGTGAgaaagagcagtaaatcatctCTGAGTCCAGATGAGATCTCCAGAGAACTCGATCGTCTCCTGCAGGAGAAAGCTGACAACCAGAGGATCTTTGATTGGGTGGAG GCCAATCTGGACGAGCAGCAGACTTCATCTAATGGGTTTGTGAGAGCGCTGATGATGGCGGTCTGTCAGTCAGCTGTCATCT gTGAGAATCCGTATAAAGTGAACACTAAGGAAATGATCCAGCGGTCCAAGCTGCTCCAGCGCTACATTAAAGATGAACAGAAGGAGCTTCAAGCGCTTTACGCTTTACAGAACCTGATGGTGCAGATGGAGCAGCCGCCCA ATTTGTTGCGGATGTTTTTTGACGTGTTGTACGACGAGGACGTTATTAAAGAAGATGGCTTTTATAAATGGGAGTCCAGTAAAGACCCAGCAGAACAGCAGGGCAAAGGCGTCGCCCTCAAATCTGTCACCGCCTTCTTTACCTGGCTGCGCGAAGCTGAGGACGAATCAGACAACAGCTAG
- the LOC141361617 gene encoding alkaline phosphatase-like, whose product MVTVHLSIVCYLLAVVSVTCGPVEEENPEFWRSLAQSTLRSALARRQNTNVAKNIVLFLGDGMGVTTITAARILKGQMENRTGEETVMNMDTFPYVGLAKVYSVDFQIPDSASTGTAYLCGVKTNLNTVGVNAAARNGVCRSQKGNEVTSILKWAKDAGKSVGIVTTTRVQHATPAASYAHSASRTWYSDADLPLSAVNEGCVDIAVQLITNTDIDVIIGGGRKYMTPKGNPDPEYPTDVSSQGQRKDKRNLINEWLGMKQEKVARFVWNKTDFDAVDPEKTDYLMALFEPGDLRYDVERDSRMDPSIIETTEKAIKILQKNPNGFFLLVEGGRIDQGHHESRASMALHEAVALENAVARALELTNENDTLTIVTADHSHSFNFNGYPFRGNNILGKSPVFGLDFLPYTTLMYGNGPGHKIQNNKRPDIRKVDTTNKDYVQQSAAPLDTETHGGEDVALFAHGPMAHLFQGVYEQNYIAHAMAYAACIGANQQHCTPVLPTNTDPGSSAPDTPLWSMMSLLFSVMTAVLLY is encoded by the exons ATGGTTACCGTCCATCTGTCCATTGTCTGTTATCTGCTGGCTGTGGTGTCTGTGACCTGTGGTCCAG TTGAAGAGGAGAACCCAGAGTTCTGGAGGAGTTTAGCACAGAGTACACTGCGTTCAGCTCTCGCCAGAAGACAAAACACTAATGTAGCCAAAAATATTGTGCTGTTTCTCGGAGACG GTATGGGTGTGACCACCATCACAGCTGCCCGGATCCTGAAGGGTCAGATGGAGAACCGTACAGGAGAAGAGACCGTCATGAACATGGACACATTTCCATACGTGGGCCTTGCAAag gtcTACTCTGTGGATTTTCAGATACCAGACAGTGCGTCTACTGGTACTGCATATCTGTGTGGGGTGAAAACTAATCTGAATACTGTGGGTGTGAATGCAGCCGCTCGTAACGGCGTCTGTCGCTCACAGAAGGGAAATGAAGTCACATCTATCCTTAAATGGGCTAAAGATGCAG GGAAGTCTGTTGGCATTGTGACGACGACCCGTGTTCAACACGCCACACCTGCAGCTTCATACGCTCATAGTGCCAGCCGCACGTGGTACAGCGATGCTGATCTCCCGTTATCTGCTGTCAATGAAGGATGTGTGGATATCGCCGTTCAACTGATCACTAACACTGACATCGAT GTGATAATTGGAGGCGGTCGGAAGTACATGACACCTAAAGGAAATCCAGACCCCGAGTATCCCACCGATGTGAGCTCACAGGGTCAAAGAAAAGACAAGCGAAATTTGATAAATGAGTGGCTCGGCATGAAGCAGGAGAAG GTGGCCAGATTTGTGTGGAATAAGACTGACTTTGATGCTGTAGACCCAGAAAAAACTGATTATCTGatgg CTCTCTTTGAGCCGGGCGATCTGAGGTATGATGTGGAGAGAGACAGCCGCATGGATCCCTCGATCATAGAGACAACAGAGAAAGCCATCAAGATCCTGCAAAAAAATCCAAATGGATTCTTCCTGCTTGTGGAGG GTGGACGTATTGATCAGGGTCATCACGAGAGTCGAGCTTCGATGGCACTGCATGAAGCGGTTGCTCTTGAGAACGCTGTAGCTCGGGCCCTGGAGCTGACCAATGAGAACGATACTCTGACAATCGTCACGGCTGACCACTCCCACTCATTTAACTTTAATGGGTATCCTTTCAGAGGAAACAACATTCTGG GTAAATCTCCTGTTTTTGGACTGGACTTCTTACCCTACACCACCCTGATGTACGGAAACGGCCCGGGTCACAAAATCCAAAACAACAAGCGTCCAGACATCCGCAAGGTTGACACAA CCAATAAGGACTATGTTCAGCAGTCAGCTGCTCCGCTGGATACTGAGACTCATGGAGGAGAAGATGTGGCCCTGTTTGCTCATGGTCCCATGGCTCATCTCTTTCAGGGTGTTTATGAGCAAAACTACATCGCACACGCCATGGCCTACGCAGCATGCATCGGTGCCAATCAGCAACACTGCACTCCAGTCCTGCCCACAAATACTGATCCAGGAAGCTCCGCCCCAGACACGCCCCTCTGGAGTATGATGTCACTGCTGTTCAGTGTGATGACGGCCGTTCTGTTGTACTGA